The proteins below are encoded in one region of Saccharomyces kudriavzevii IFO 1802 strain IFO1802 genome assembly, chromosome: 5:
- the RPH1 gene encoding Rph1p (similar to Saccharomyces cerevisiae GIS1 (YDR096W) and RPH1 (YER169W); ancestral locus Anc_8.234) has protein sequence MTKLITPSEIVGGIPVFKPTYEEFEDFYAYCKAINKYGMKSGVVKVIPPKEWKKKLDSPHSAETLQKIKIKSPIQQHISGNKGLFMVQNVEKKKTYNIIQWKDLSKDYVPPEDPKVRRSSRKGSVSKSSKLKLKNFESSFNIDDFEQFRAEYSIDLSDFQNPERLKFLEEYYWKTLNFTTPMYGADTPGSLFPENLEVWNVAKLPNILDHMETKVPGVNDSYLYAGLWKASFSWHLEDQDLYSINYIHFGAPKQWYSIPQEDRFKLYNFMQEQFPEEAKNCPEFLRHKMFLASPKLLQENGIRCNEIVHHEGEFMITYPYGYHAGFNYGYNLAESVNFALEEWLPIGKKAGKCHCISDSVEIDVQKLAKSWRGYKNKDLKGIPPLNPLANPAMPLLHRPTLKEMENSSLRSTSPDVGHFSSFKTKSSGVSSPLLSRMKDYSNIVEPTLEDPTLKLKRISSFQEQPLSKLLKRETSQMTLLTDHEDSIVAMSLTSMANSAASSPRLPLSRLNSSNELSNTQPLLDMTNNNLAFPRPNALSGLNPLLYISNKSINGISHSAPHSPVNPSISLIKRVKSPNIVTLNISRESSRSPIALNSDVRQQYQQQPQHPQQHSFSTPPTVSNLSISVLGPLSEPSAIKIPHPERLVHKATNRILKGESSMEGSGSNPILSKVASAFQEDSFTNDNSDLDKEQGFSPQTSKFAPEEIVLSGKNKIYVCKECQRKFSSGHHLTRHKKSVHSGEKPHSCPKCGKRFKRRDHVLQHLNKKIPCVPNDTTVNDSIMSTDVQTQDEKTVSQRSAPLN, from the coding sequence ATGACCAAACTTATCACCCCTTCCGAGATTGTGGGCGGAATACCCGTTTTCAAACCCACATACGAGGAATTCGAAGATTTTTATGCATACTGCAAAGCCATAAACAAATACGGCATGAAGAGTGGTGTTGTGAAAGTGATTCCGCCCAAAgaatggaagaaaaagttagATTCCCCCCATTCCGCGGAAACGCTCCAGAAGATTAAGATCAAATCGCCCATTCAGCAGCATATCTCTGGAAATAAAGGTCTTTTCATGGTGCAGAACgtggagaaaaaaaagacttaTAACATAATACAATGGAAGGATCTGTCCAAGGACTACGTTCCTCCGGAGGACCCTAAAGTGAGACGTAGCTCCAGAAAAGGCTCCGTCTCCAAGTCTTCCAAGttgaagctgaaaaatttcgaaTCCTCCTTCAACatcgatgattttgaacaattTAGAGCGGAATATTCGATAGATCTATctgattttcaaaatccgGAAAGATTGAAGTTCTTAGAAGAGTATTACTGGAAAACATTGAATTTTACTACACCTATGTACGGTGCGGATACACCAGGATCATTATTTCCTGAAAATTTAGAGGTTTGGAACGTCGCAAAGCTACCGAACATCTTAGATCATATGGAAACGAAAGTTCCCGGGGTCAATGACTCCTACTTGTACGCTGGCCTATGGAAggcttctttttcttggcattTGGAAGACCAAGATCTGTATTCTATAAACTATATCCATTTTGGCGCCCCGAAACAGTGGTATTCAATACCGCAGGAGGACAGATTCAAATTATACAATTTCATGCAGGAGCAATTCCCCGAAGAAGCGAAAAATTGCCCTGAGTTTTTAAGGCATAAGATGTTTTTGGCCTCGCCCAAACTGTTGCAGGAAAACGGCATACGATGCAACGAAATCGTTCACCATGAAGGCGAATTCATGATCACTTATCCATACGGTTATCATGCGGGGTTCAATTATGGTTACAACCTGGCTGAATCGGTCAATTTTGCACTGGAGGAATGGCTACCGATTGGGAAGAAGGCCGGGAAATGTCATTGTATTTCAGACTCAGTGGAAATAGATGTCCAAAAATTGGCTAAATCCTGGAGAGGctataaaaataaagactTGAAAGGCATACCGCCTCTCAACCCATTAGCAAACCCTGCTATGCCCTTGCTTCACAGGCCAACGTTGaaggaaatggaaaatagCTCTCTTCGATCTACAAGTCCCGATGTGGgccatttttcaagcttCAAAACAAAGAGTTCAGGTGTTTCTTCACCTCTCTTGTCACGGATGAAGGATTATTCTAATATTGTCGAACCTACGCTGGAAGATCCGACtttgaaactgaaaagaatCTCCTCTTTTCAAGAACAGCCTCTAAGTAAGTTATTGAAAAGGGAAACTTCACAAATGACACTGCTCACAGACCACGAAGACAGCATAGTAGCTATGAGCCTTACATCAATGGCAAACAGTGCTGCCTCCTCTCCAAGATTACCTCTGTCAAGATTGAATTCGTCCAACGAACTTTCGAATACCCAGCCACTACTTGACATGACGAATAACAATCTTGCCTTCCCACGACCTAACGCGTTGTCCGGTTTGAATCCCTTACTATATATCTCCAACAAGAGCATCAATGGAATATCTCATTCTGCTCCTCATTCTCCAGTGAATCCAAGTATATCACTAATAAAAAGAGTCAAGTCCCCTAACATTGTAACATTAAACATATCCAGAGAGTCATCTAGAAGCCCTATAGCATTGAATTCTGACGTAAGACAACAATATCAACAGCAGCCACAGCATCCGCAACAACATTCATTCTCCACCCCCCCCACCGTGTCAAATCTATCCATTTCTGTGCTGGGGCCGTTAAGTGAACCAAGTGCAATAAAAATACCGCATCCCGAAAGGCTAGTCCATAAAGCAACAAATAGGATACTCAAAGGGGAGTCGTCCATGGAGGGGTCGGGGTCGAACCCTATTCTTTCGAAGGTTGCGTCCGCATTCCAAGAAGATTCGTTCACAAACGATAACAGCGATCTGGATAAAGAACAAGGCTTTTCGCCGCAAACATCTAAGTTTGCGCCCGAAGAAATTGTATTATCAGGtaagaataagatttaCGTTTGTAAAGAGTGCCAaagaaagttttcttctggTCACCATCTCACAAGACATAAAAAATCCGTCCATTCTGGAGAGAAACCTCACTCTTGTCCCAAATGTGGTAAAAGATTCAAGAGAAGAGACCACGTTTTACAGCacttgaacaagaaaataccGTGCGTTCCAAACGACACGACAGTAAATGATTCGATCATGAGCACTGATGTGCAAACGCAGGACGAGAAGACGGTTAGCCAGCGCAGTGCACCTTTGAACTGA
- the RAD3 gene encoding TFIIH/NER complex ATP-dependent 5'-3' DNA helicase subunit RAD3 (similar to Saccharomyces cerevisiae RAD3 (YER171W); ancestral locus Anc_8.237), with amino-acid sequence MKFYIDDLPVLFPYPKIYPEQYKYMCDIKRTLDVGGNSILEMPSGTGKTVSLLSLTIAYQMHYPEHRKIIYCSRTMSEIEKALVELENLMDYRTKELGYQEDFRGLGLTSRKNLCLHPEVSKERKGTVVDEKCRRMTNGQAKRKLEEDPEANVELCEYHENLYDIEVEDYLPKGVFSFEKLLKYCEEKTLCPYFIVRRMISLCNIIIYSYHYLLDPKIAERVSNEVSKDSIVIFDEAHNIDNVCIESLSLDLTTDALRRATRGANALDERITEVRKVDSQKLQDEYEKLVQGLHSADILTDQEEPFVETPVLPLDLLKEAIPGNIRRAEHFVSFLKRLIEYLKTRMKVLHVISETPKSFLQHLKQLTFIERKPLRFCSERLSLLVRTLEVAEVEDFNALKDIATFATLISTYEEGFLLIIEPYEIENAAVPNPIMRFTCLDASIAIKPVFEKFSSVIITSGTISPLDMYPRMLNFKTVLQKSYAMTLAKKSFLPMIITKGSDQVAISSRFEIRNDPSIVRNYGSMLVEFAKITPDGMVVFFPSYLYMESIVSMWQTMGILDEVWKHKLILVETPDAQETSLALETYRKACSNGRGAILLSVARGKVSEGIDFDHQYGRTVLMIGIPFQYTESRILKARLEFMRENYRIRENDFLSFDAMRHAAQCLGRVLRGKDDYGVMVLADRRFSRKRSQLPKWIAQGLSDADLNLSTDMAISSTKQFLRTMAQPTDPKDQEGVSVWSYDDLIKHQNSKKDKGGFIESKNKGEQDEDEDIEMQ; translated from the coding sequence atgaagTTTTATATAGATGATTTGCCAGTGCTTTTTCCTTATCCAAAGATATATCCAGAACAGTACAAGTATATGTGCGACATTAAAAGGACTTTGGATGTGGGCGGAAACAGTATCTTAGAAATGCCCTCGGGAACAGGTAAAACCGTCTCATTACTATCTCTCACAATCGCTTACCAAATGCACTACCCAGAACACAGAAAGATCATATATTGTTCTCGTACCATGTCTGAAATCGAAAAAGCCTTAgtagaattggaaaatctTATGGATTATAGAACTAAAGAGCTGGGATACCAGGAGGATTTCCGAGGTCTTGGCTTgacatcaagaaaaaatttgtgCCTGCACCCTGAGGTCAGTAAGGAACGAAAAGGTACAGTAGTCGATGAAAAATGTCGTAGGATGACAAATGGTCAAGCGAAGAGAAAACTGGAGGAAGATCCGGAGGCCAACGTGGAACTGTGTGAATACCATGAAAATTTGTACGATATTGAAGTGGAAGATTATCTTCCAAAGGGTGtattttcctttgaaaagCTGTTAAAATActgtgaagaaaaaacgCTTTGCCCGTATTTCATTGTTCGTCGTATGATTTCTCTTTGTAacattattatttattcttaCCATTATCTATTAGACCCTAAAATTGCCGAAAGGGTTTCCAACGAGGTTTCCAAAGACAGTATCgtcatttttgatgaagCACACAATATCGATAATGTGTGTATCGAATCTCTGTCCTTAGACTTGACAACAGATGCATTGAGAAGAGCAACAAGAGGTGCTAATGCATTGGATGAGCGTATTACTGAAGTCAGAAAAGTCGACTCACAAAAACTACAAgatgaatatgaaaaattagtGCAAGGCCTTCATTCTGCAGATATTCTTACTGACCAGGAAGAGCCATTTGTGGAAACTCCAGTTTTGCCTTTAGATCTTTTAAAAGAAGCAATCCCGGGGAATATACGGAGGGCTGAACATTTCGtttcatttctgaaaagGCTGATAGAATATTTAAAGACTAGAATGAAAGTTCTCCATGTTATTTCAGAAACGCCGAAGTCATTCCTACAGCATTTAAAACAGTTGACATTTATAGAAAGGAAACCTCTCCGGTTCTGTTCTGAAAGATTATCATTACTTGTAAGAACTTTGGAAGTCGCAGAGGTGGAAGATTTTAATGCATTGAAAGACATAGCAACATTCGCTACCCTTATATCGACGTATGAAGAAGGGTTTTTGTTAATTATTGAGCCatatgaaattgaaaatgcGGCGGTTCCAAATCCAATTATGAGATTCACATGCTTAGATGCATCGATTGCAATTAAACCAGTTTTTGAgaagttttcttctgttaTTATCACTTCAGGAACTATATCACCATTAGACATGTACCCAAGGATGTTAAACTTCAAGACAGTTTTACAAAAATCATACGCTATGACTTTAGCCAAAAAATCGTTTCTACCAATGATTATTACAAAGGGATCTGATCAAGttgcaatttcttcaagatttgaaattagGAATGATCCTAGTATTGTTCGTAATTATGGTTCTATGCTGGTAGAATTTGCCAAAATTACACCCGATGGAATGGTTGTGTTCTTCCCCTCGTACCTATATATGGAAAGTATCGTTTCGATGTGGCAAACGATGGGTATTCTTGACGAAGTTTGGAAGCACAAATTAATCCTAGTTGAGACTCCAGATGCCCAAGAGACCTCGCTAGCTTTAGAGACGTATAGGAAAGCTTGTTCAAATGGGCGTGGAGCAATTTTGCTTTCTGTCGCTAGAGGTAAGGTTTCTGAAGGTATCGATTTTGATCATCAATACGGCAGAACCGTATTGATGATCGGCATTCCATTTCAGTACACAGAATCACGTATTTTGAAAGCTCGTTTAGAATTTATGAGGGAGAATTATCGCATTAGAGAAAACGACTTTCTATCTTTTGATGCAATGAGGCATGCAGCCCAATGTTTGGGAAGAGTCCTTAGGGGAAAGGATGATTACGGTGTTATGGTACTAGCTGACCGTCGATTTTCACGAAAGAGAAGTCAGTTACCTAAATGGATTGCTCAAGGGTTGTCAGATGCTGACTTAAACCTTTCTACAGATATGGCCATATCCAGTACTAAACAATTTTTAAGGACAATGGCTCAACCTACGGACCCTAAAGACCAGGAAGGCGTATCCGTTTGGAGCTATGATGATCTAATAAAGCACCAAAATAGTAAAAAAGACAAGGGTGGGTTCATTgaaagcaaaaataaaggaGAGCAGGACGAAGACGAGGATATAGAAATGCAGTGA
- the ADK2 gene encoding adenylate kinase ADK2 (similar to Saccharomyces cerevisiae ADK2 (YER170W); ancestral locus Anc_8.236), producing the protein MPTNVKQTTQLLKPLRLLLLGAPGSGKGTQTSRLLKEIPQLSSISSGDILRQEIKSESELGREAATYIVQGKLLPDVLITRLVTFRLSALTWLKPSAAWLLDGFPRTTTQALALDELLKQHDADLNLVVELDVPESVILERIENRYVHVPSGRVYNLQYNPPKVPGLDDITGEPLTKRLDDTAQVFKKRLEEYNKTNEPLKKYYERSGVLSTISGETSDIIFPKLLNLITSQFGD; encoded by the coding sequence ATGCCAACAAACGTGAAACAAACAACACAACTACTCAAACCTCTTCGACTTTTGTTGTTGGGAGCCCCAGGGTCCGGTAAGGGAACGCAGACTTCGAGattattgaaagaaattcctCAGTTATCCTCAATTTCGTCTGGTGACATTCTGCGtcaagaaatcaaatcaGAATCCGAATTGGGGCGGGAGGCTGCTACTTACATTGTCCAGGGAAAGCTACTACCAGATGTCCTTATAACGCGTCTGGTAACATTTCGCCTTTCGGCGTTGACGTGGTTGAAACCATCTGCTGCATGGCTACTTGACGGATTCCCTCGAACCACTACACAGGCTTTGGCTTTGGATGAACTTTTGAAGCAGCATGACGCCGACTTGAATCTAGTGGTGGAGCTAGACGTGCCAGAATCCGTCATACtggaaagaattgaaaacagaTATGTTCACGTCCCTAGTGGGAGAGTGTACAACTTGCAATATAACCCTCCAAAGGTACCGGGCTTAGACGATATCACCGGCGAACCTTTGACTAAAAGACTTGATGACACCGCACAAgtgttcaagaaaagactAGAAGAGTATAATAAAACGAATGAGCCATTAAAGAAATATTACGAAAGGAGCGGGGTTCTTAGTACAATCTCAGGGGAAACCTCAGATATCATCTTCCCAAAACTGCTAAACTTAATAACCAGTCAATTTGGGGATTAG